From a single Sorghum bicolor cultivar BTx623 chromosome 5, Sorghum_bicolor_NCBIv3, whole genome shotgun sequence genomic region:
- the LOC8073641 gene encoding putative disease resistance RPP13-like protein 1: protein MNLTCKAATAFGQLIARNLIEPDEWYLDQTVCNMHDVVRSFAQYVARDEAVIAQKIEVGLTNKLNSQNVTRLSLECKESESNELEWSSLQGNRSLRTLILVGKMKINPGDSLLSFPCLRTLHIEDGNFDALSESLVQLKHLRYLSIKRTDTCRLPKRIAMMKFLQCINISYCKSLVKLPRDIGELRQLRYLCLVSSGINSIPKTFGGLTNLRILNGFPVHMEGDWCSLEELGPLHQLTFLHIHGLENVSSSSFAIKARLREKVRLSYLVLKGTSTRGGPHRLVKEVEQQQIEKVFDELCPPPCLETLCIEEYFSQQLPKWMMPTEISSLGSLRNLWMEDLPYCTELPDGLWQLPSLEFL from the coding sequence ATGAATCTAACCTGCAAGGCTGCAACTGCGTTCGGCCAGTTAATAGCTAGGAACCTTATAGAGCCGGATGAATGGTACTTGGACCAGACAGTCTGCAATATGCATGACGTTGTTCGCTCATTTGCTCAATATGTGGCAAGAGATGAAGCAGTGATAGCTCAGAAAATTGAAGTTGGCCTAACCAATAAACTTAATTCGCAAAATGTTACTCGGTTATCACTGGAATGCAAAGAATCAGAATCAAATGAGCTAGAATGGAGTTCTCTACAAGGAAATAGATCACTGCGAACATTGATTTTAGTTGGGAAGATGAAGATCAACCCAGGTGATTCGTTGTTGTCTTTTCCATGTTTGCGGACCCTACATATAGAAGATGGAAATTTTGATGCTTTGTCTGAATCTTTGGTCCAACTCAAACACTTGAGGTATTTGTCCATAAAACGCACTGACACATGTAGGCTGCCAAAAAGAATTGCCATGATGAAATTCCTGCAGTGCATTAATATTTCTTACTGTAAAAGTTTGGTGAAGCTTCCACGTGATATTGGAGAGTTACGGCAGCTGAGGTATTTATGCCTTGTTAGCTCAGGAATAAATAGTATACCCAAGACTTTCGGTGGTCTAACCAATTTGAGGATATTGAATGGATTTCCAGTCCACATGGAAGGTGATTGGTGTAGTTTGGAAGAATTAGGACCTCTTCACCAGCTTACATTCCTTCATATACATGGTCTGGAGAATGTATCTTCTTCCTCATTTGCTATAAAGGCCAGGCTTCGTGAAAAGGTGCGCCTTAGCTATCTGGTCTTAAAGGGCACCAGTACACGTGGAGGTCCTCACAGGCTGGTAAAAGAGGTAGAGCAGCAACAAATCGAGAAGGTGTTTGATGAGCTCTGCCCTCCACCCTGCTTAGAAACTCTGTGTATTGAAGAGTACTTTAGCCAACAACTTCCAAAGTGGATGATGCCTACAGAAATTTCGTCCCTTGGAAGCTTGAGGAATCTATGGATGGAAGACTTGCCTTATTGCACGGAGCTACCTGATGGCTTGTGGCAGCTCCCCAGCTTGGAgttcctatag